The DNA segment GATCCAATGGAGAAGGAAGTCTTGGAACCATACGTGCCAAAAGCACAATTCCCTCAAAGGCTCAAAGGTGGTGCTAAAGAGAAGAAGTATTCTAGGTTTCTGGACACATTTAAGTCTCTTCACATCAACATTCCATTTATTGAAGCTCTCCAACAAATGCCTTCATATATCAAATGCATGAAGGAGTTGCTAACCAAGAAGAATCCCTTAAAGGGTGGCAGACAGTAGTTATGACTAAAGAGTGCAGTGCCCTTATCCAGAAGGAtttgcctacaaagaagaaggatccagggagtttctaCATCCCTTGTGCTATATGGGATACAATGATTAACAGAGGATTTTGTAATCTCGGAGTGAGCATAAATTTAATGCCCCTGTCTCTTATGAGGAAGCTACAAATCAATGAGTTGAAATCCACAAACATGAGCCTTCAACTAGCTGACAAGGCCCAGAAACAAGTACTAGGTGTGATTGAAAATGTGCTGGTGAAGGTAGGAAAGTACTTTTTTCCTACAAACTTTGTTGTTCTTGAGATGGAAGAAAGCTATCTTCACCCAATCATTCTGAGGAGACCATTCTTTGCCACAGCCAAAGCACTCATAGATGTTGAGAAAGGGGAGTTGATATTGAGAATACATGAAGAATAATTCACCTTTCATGTCTTCAAACCCTCACATGAATCTGAACAAGAGAACAAAGACCTGAAGCATGATCACAAGGAGACATTCTTTGAGGAAGCAAGCAGTAAATCACAAGCAAGGCCTCTGAAGACATCCTTGGTGGAAAAACAAGAAGTCCAAGTGGCGCaacagtaaaaaaaattcaaggaGGAGCTGAAACTACAAGATTCAAGAGGGACAATCAACAAGAACCCTCATGACACAAGAATCACTAAAGAATCACTTAAAGGAGagaagagatttgagaagaagGTGCCAAGaggatggaaaaacaaaaatatccctACAGAGGACTTCTCTCCAGGGGACAGAGTGATATCAATCCACCCGCCACTAATCCTACCTCATTTTCCTATAATTCCATCTCAGCTACCTCAAGTGTACACAGTCAATAGAATCCTTGACGAGAGAACTTCTgctggtaaagaatttcatcagaataatcacgttgtaagtatagtttctaaaccaacaaaaatcctttcgtacaaaagtttggttgtcacaagtaacaaaacctaataaaatttataaccgaagtattgaaatctcggatcgtctctcaaggaattgcagggaggtgtgtttattattggttatagaaaaaggtatatttttgggtttttgaaatggggaacaaggaaataaattaacagtaaattaattattatgaaaatcattgcaaggtataagaactggaaatcccatcctagttatccttatcaggtgtgatgagaattgtttattgctcccacttagttaacccttactaaatgaaggaaagtcaagtggactaatcaatttgattcctcaagtcctagtcaactcctatggaaagactagctttagagggatccaaatcaatcagcaatttccaattttcaatccacaactgagtttgataactcaagtgtcaccaattacttaaccaaagcAAAGGgatgaaaaatccaaattatttatatcataaatagaagaaagcaatcataaatctaaaatacctcaaattgcattaaataaagaaaatcaaatctaacaaggagttcataaatcaaattgggaaaataaagaaactaaagtaatagaacaaataaaagtagaagagaaaataaattaaaggaacattgaacctggaatgaagaaacaatcctaaaactaagagaaatcctaaatcctaaaaactaagagagaggagagagcctctctctctctagaaaactacatctaaaacctaaaattatgtgaatatcCAAGTTGTcccatgaatggatgcattcctccactttatggcctataatctatgttttctgggcttgaattTGGGCCGAAAAGGAgtccagaaatcgctggagaTGTTTTTTGCAATTTTCTGCACGCGGCATTCGTCATGCGTGCACGTCATTTGGAAGTTTTcgttgtcacgcgtacgcgtcagtcaagcgtacgcgtcgcttgtgcTTTGCGCTAGGCATGCGtttgcgtcgtccacgcgtgcgcgtcgcttgggTTCTGCacgagtcacgcgtccgcgtcttCCATGCATGCACGTCGCTGCCATTTccttcaaaacttcattttcgcgcgttcctttcacttttgcatgttttctttctgTTCTCTAatccattcctgccctataaagcctgaaatacTCAAGACACggatcacggtatcgaatggtaataagaggggattaaacatagaaaatttagggccaaagaaacatgttttcaaacATAGAACAAAatctgggaaggaattgtaaaaccatgcaaataatatgaataagtgtgagactagtggataaaatccacttaattaagcacaagatgtaccacaaagtagtggtgcatcaaatctccccacacttaaatagtagcatgtcctcatgctaagctcaagagaacctAAAAGAGTGAATGGGGGAAAGTAAGACTCgtgcaatgcaatgcaatgcaacctatgtatatgaatgcaactatatgctaagatgtttctatctacttggttaaaagtaaataagttctccaagacaaacataaatctgATTTCACCAATTCAAATCACACAATAAGAGACAaataaacttgtaagaagatagctcatgaaagtagggaacatagaatcaagccttgaaccctcactggtag comes from the Arachis duranensis cultivar V14167 chromosome 7, aradu.V14167.gnm2.J7QH, whole genome shotgun sequence genome and includes:
- the LOC107459141 gene encoding uncharacterized protein LOC107459141, yielding MHEGVANQEESLKGWQTVVMTKECSALIQKDLPTKKKDPGSFYIPCAIWDTMINRGFCNLGVSINLMPLSLMRKLQINELKSTNMSLQLADKAQKQVLGVIENVLVKVGKYFFPTNFVVLEMEESYLHPIILRRPFFATAKALIDVEKGELILRIHEE